From a region of the Theobroma cacao cultivar B97-61/B2 chromosome 8, Criollo_cocoa_genome_V2, whole genome shotgun sequence genome:
- the LOC18591924 gene encoding uncharacterized protein LOC18591924: protein MELHFECTDLSIWKEAISSYKSRIESLDKPNLVSLDEFYRNELPPLLHQRNPNPFITTSELSRLMQWKLTRGKWRPRLLDFVSSLDDSLVKSASQKAFQSLPDISKAVSELTVLKGVGPATASAVLAAYAPETAPFMSDEAMEAALGNSKDYSLKQYLLFVDKIQSKSKELSSEGDSFTPSDVERALWSSAVGIKLQSSQAVLDNKMKGSNKRKRRH, encoded by the exons ATGGAGCTTCATTTTGAGTGCACAGATTTGAGTATCTGGAAAGAAGCTATCTCCTCTTACAAATCTCGAATCGAATCTCTAGACAAGCCGAACCTAGTTTCTCTCGACGAATTTTACCGCAACGAACTTCCCCCTCTTCTCCACCAACGAAACCCTAACCCATTCATAACCACCTCCGAACTCTCCCGCCTCATGCAATGGAAGCTCACGCGCGGCAAATGGAGGCCGCGTTTGTTAGATTTCGTTTCCTCTTTGGACGACTCTTTAGTAAAATCTGCTTCGCAGAAGGCTTTCCAATCGCTTCCCGACATCTCCAAAGCCGTCTCCGAGCTGACTGTTTTGAAAGGAGTCGGCCCCGCTACTGCCTCCGCTGTTCTCGCTGCTTACGCTCCTGAAACGGCGCCGTTTATGTCCGACGAG GCTATGGAGGCTGCTCTTGGAAACTCAAAAGATTATTCGTTAAAGCAGTATTTGTTATTTGTGGATAAAATACAGAGCAAATCTAAG GAATTAAGTTCAGAAGGGGACTCCTTCACGCCATCAGATGTGGAGAGGGCTCTGTGGAGTTCAGCTGTAGGGATAAAGTTGCAATCTTCACAAGCTGTTCTGGACAACAAGATGAAGGGAagcaacaaaagaaagagaagacaTTGA
- the LOC18591919 gene encoding CSC1-like protein RXW8, translated as MDIGALLTSAGINIAICVVLLSLYSILRKQPSNVSVYFTRRFVSEPVKRSDPFCLERFVPSASWIMRAWQATDEEILAVGGVDAVVFMRIVVFSIRIFSIAAMICIFLVLPVNYYGQEMQHKRIHAESLEVFTIGNVKEGSKWLWTHCLALYVISCSACVLLYFEYKSITKMRLAHITGSPPNPSHFTVLVRGIPWSPDHSYSDAVEKFFSTYYPASYVSHQMVYRAGTVEKLMKDAEKMYRMLKTVEPHGKQGSMPCCLCGGTTHSFKMLSHEAESVKGKTSVDELQSTQREKERPAAFVFFRTRYAAVVAAQVLQSPNPMLWVTQLAPEPHDVYWSNLSIPYKQVWLRKIATLLGAIVFMFMFLVPVTFVQGLTQLDQLSHTFPFLKGILKEKLMNQLVTGYLPSVILILFLYAVPPTMMLFSTMEGNVSRSERKRSTCIKVLYFTIWNVFFVNVLSGSIIRQLSVFSSVRDIPTQLAKAVPTQATFFTTYVLSSGWASLSCEVIQLFALLCNAFRKFILRSKEEPSNCTLTFPHHTEIPRLLLFGLLGFTCSVMAPLILPFVLVYFFLAFLVYRNQILHVYVSKYECGGQFWPIVHNTTIFSLVLTQIIALGVFGIKQSPVASGFTIPLIFFTLLFNEYCRQRFSPVFKSSPAQVLIEMDRQDEQWGRTEEIYSRLRSAYCQFPLITHDVPTVGNSHQEDQESSQDPESLKPGNQLVKLNE; from the exons ATGGACATTGGTGCACTTTTAACTTCTGCCGGAATCAACATAGCTATATGTGTTGTGCTTCTGTCATTGTATTCCATACTGAGAAAACAACCAAGCAATGTAAGTGTGTATTTCACGCGGAGGTTTGTTTCAGAACCAGTAAAGCGTAGTGATCCTTTCTGCCTTGAAAGATTTGTGCCCTCTGCAAGCTGGATCATGAGGGCCTGGCAAGCAACTGATGAAGAAATATTGGCTGTTGGCGGTGTGGATGCTGTAGTTTTCATGAGAATAGTTGTTTTCAG TATTCGGATATTCAGCATTGCTGctatgatttgtatttttctaGTGCTTCCAGTAAATTATTATGGACAAGAAATGCAGCACAAGCGAATACATGCAGAATCACTGGAAGTATTTACAATTGGAAATGTAAAAGAAGGTTCAAAATG GCTTTGGACCCATTGTCTTGCATTATACGTCATATCCTGCTCAGCTTGTGTTCTACTCTACTTT GAGTATAAAAGTATCACTAAAATGAGGCTAGCACATATTACTGGATCTCCTCCCAATCCAAGTCATTTCACAGTTCTAGTCCGTGGCATCCCATGGTCTCCAGATCATTCATACAGTGATGCAGTGGAAAAGTTCTTTTCAACTTATTATCCGGCAAGCTATGTGTCACACCAGATGGTATATCGGGCTGGAACAGTTGAGAAATTAATG AAGGATGCCGAGAAGATGTACAGAATGCTAAAAACCGTTGAGCCACATGGTAAACAGGGTTCTATGCCATGTTGTCTTTGTGGAGGAACTACACATTCCTTTAAGATGCTTAGCCATGAAGCAGAAAGTGTTAAGGGTAAAACCAGCGTTGATGAGTTGCAATCAACTCAAAGAGAAAAG GAACGTCCAGctgcttttgttttcttcaggACTCGCTATGCTGCTGTTGTTGCGGCACAAGTTCTTCAATCACCAAATCCCATGTTATGGGTGACACAACTAGCCCCAGAGCCACATGATGTTTATTGGTCAAACCTCTCCATACCGTACAAACAAGTTTGGCTTCGTAAAATAGCAACTCTTCTAGGTGCTATTGtctttatgtttatgtttCTTGTCCCAGTTACATTTGTGCAAGGCTTGACTCAACTGGACCAGCTATCACATACATTTCCATTTCTTAAAGGaattttaaaaga GAAGTTAATGAACCAGCTGGTAACAGGTTACCTACCAAGTGTGATTCTGATATTATTTCTATATGCTGTTCCACCAACCATGATGCTGTTTTCCACAATGGAAGGAAATGTTTCACGTAGTGAGAGGAAGAGGAGTACATGCATTAAAGTTTTGTACTTCACAATCTGGaatgttttctttgttaatgTTCTTTCTGGATCCATAATCAGGCAATTGAGTGTTTTCTCAAGTGTTAGAGACATACCTACACAACTTGCCAAAGCAGTGCCAACCCAG GCTACCTTCTTCACGACTTATGTTTTATCATCAGGGTGGGCAAGCTTGTCCTGTGAAGTAATACAGCTTTTTGCTCTTCTTTGCAATGCGTTCAGAAAATTCATACTAAGAAGTAAGGAAGAGCCATCTAATTGCACTCTAACCTTCCCTCACCATACTGAAATTCCACGACTTCTTCTGTTTGGACTCCTTGGCTTCACTTGTTCTGTCATGGCACCCTTGATTTTGCCCTTTGTGCTGGTTTACTTCTTTCTTGCTTTCCTTGTTTATCGAAACCAG atcCTCCATGTATACGTATCAAAATATGAATGTGGAGGACAGTTCTGGCCTATTGTTCACAACACAACAATCTTCTCTTTAGTgttgacacaaattattgcCCTTGGGGTCTTTGGCATAAAACAATCACCAGTTGCTTCCGGTTTCACCATTCCCCTAATATTTTTCACTCTTCTGTTCAATGAGTACTGTAGGCAGAGGTTTTCCCCTGTTTTTAAGAGCAGTCCTGCACAG GTTCTCATAGAGATGGATCGACAAGACGAGCAATGGGGGAGGACAGAAGAGATTTATAGTCGGTTACGTTCAGCCTACTGCCAGTTCCCATTGATAACTCACGACGTGCCCACAGTTGGAAACTCACACCAAGAAGATCAGGAGAGTTCCCAAGATCCGGAGTCACTGAAGCCAG gaaatcaacttgttaaattaaatgaatag
- the LOC18591920 gene encoding 1-aminocyclopropane-1-carboxylate synthase 3 produces MLSTKASCSSHGQDSSYFLGWQVYEKNPFDEVVNPTGIIQMGLAENQLSFDLVESWLRKNPDAMGLKKDGESVFRELALFQDYHGLPAFKNELVEYMAKIRGNKVKFEPKNLVLAAGATSANETLIFCLANPGDALLLPTPYYPAFDRDLKWRTGVEIVPVHCSSSNGFRVTRLALEEAYQRAQKLNLKVKGVLITNPSNPLGTTMTRDELNQLITFAIAKNIHVISDEVFSGTVFDFPGFISIIEAARDRNLESTDVWSRIHIVYSLSKDLGLPGFRVGMIYSKNETVISAATKMSSFGLVSSQTQYLLSNMLANKKFTSKYMKENQKRLKKRKEMLVSGLKKAGIECLKGNAGLFCWVDMRHLLSSNTFEAETELWKKILYEVGLNISPGASCHCTEPGWFRVCFANMSHETLQVAMQRIKDFAERSSCSGIGKSYQQNMSSFRRKLLTSNWVRKLSSSDRDEQER; encoded by the exons ATGTTGTCTACCAAGGCTAGCTGCAGTTCCCATGGACAAGATTCTTCCTACTTCCTTGGGTGGCAAGTCTATGAGAAAAATCCGTTCGATGAAGTTGTTAATCCAACAGGAATCATTCAGATGGGGCTTGCAGAGAATCAG CTTTCTTTCGACCTTGTGGAATCATGGCTAAGAAAAAACCCGGACGCCATGGGACTGAAGAAGGATGGAGAATCTGTATTCAGGGAACTGGCTCTCTTCCAGGACTATCACGGATTACCTGCTTTCAAAAAT GAACTGGTCGAGTACATGGCAAAAATTAGAGGAAACAAggttaaatttgaaccaaagaACCTGGTGCTTGCTGCTGGTGCAACTTCAGCTAATGAGACTTTAATCTTTTGCCTGGCCAATCCTGGTGATGCTCTCCTTCTTCCCACACCGTACTACCCTGC GTTTGATAGGGATCTTAAATGGAGGACTGGTGTAGAAATCGTTCCAGTACATTGCTCGAGCTCAAACGGATTCAGAGTTACCAGGCTTGCACTGGAAGAAGCATACCAAAGAGCTCAGAAACTCAATCTCAAAGTTAAAGGGGTTTTGATAACGAATCCTTCGAATCCACTAGGCACAACAATGACTAGGGATGAGCTTAACCAACTCATTACTTTTGCCATCGCCAAAAATATTCATGTCATAAGCGATGAAGTTTTTTCAGGAACGGTCTTTGACTTCCCAGGGTTTATAAGCATTATAGAAGCCGCAAGGGACAGAAACCTTGAAAGCACAGATGTATGGAGCCGCATTCATATCGTTTACAGTCTTTCCAAGGATCTAGGTTTACCAGGGTTTCGTGTTGGCATGATTTATTCCAAGAATGAAACAGTTATTAGTGCAGCAACCAAAATGTCAAGTTTCGGACTTGTGTCATCCCAAACTCAGTACCTCCTCTCCAACATGCTTGCCAACAAGAAATTCACTAGCAAATACATGAAGGAGAACCAAAAGAGACTTAAGAAGAGGAAGGAAATGCTGGTTTCAGGCCTTAAAAAGGCAGGAATAGAATGCCTGAAGGGCAATGCAGGCTTGTTTTGCTGGGTTGACATGAGGCATCTCCTATCTTCCAATACATTTGAAGCGGAAACAGAGCTCTGGAAGAAAATCCTATACGAGGTTGGTTTGAATATCTCCCCTGGGGCATCTTGCCATTGCACCGAACCCGGGTGGTTCAGAGTTTGCTTTGCGAACATGTCCCACGAAACACTTCAAGTTGCAATGCAACGAATCAAGGATTTCGCCGAACGTTCGAGCTGTAGTGGAATTGGTAAGAGTTACCAGCAAAACATGTCTAGTTTCAGGAGGAAACTGCTCACCAGCAATTGGGTTCGCAAATTATCGTCATCTGATCGTGATGAACAAGAGCGTTAg
- the LOC18591923 gene encoding squalene monooxygenase, which yields MADSYVWGWILGSVMTLVALCGVVLKRRKGSGISATRTESVKCVSSINGKCRSADGSDADVIIVGAGVAGSALAHTLGKDGRRVHVIERDLTEPDRIVGELLQPGGYLKLIELGLEDCVEEIDAQQVFGYALFKDGKHTRLSYPLEKFHSDVSGRSFHNGRFIQRMREKSASLPNVRLEQGTVTSLLEEKGTIRGVQYKTKDGRELTAFAPLTIVCDGCFSNLRRSLCNPKVDVPSCFVGLVLENCNLPYSNHGHVILADPSPILFYPISSTEVRCLVDVPGQKVPSIANGEMANYLKTIVAPQVPPEIYNSFVAAVDKGNIRTMPNRSMPAAPYPTPGALLMGDAFNMRHPLTGGGMTVALSDIVVLRDLLRPLRDLNDAPTLCKYLESFYTLRKPIASTINTLAGALYKVFCASPDQARKEMRQACFDYLSLGGVFSTGPISLLSGLNPRPVSLVLHFFAVAIYGVGRLLLPFPSPKRIWIGARLISGASGIIFPIIKAEGVRQMFFPATVPAYYRAPPVE from the exons ATGGCGGATTCGTACGTGTGGGGATGGATCTTGGGCTCCGTGATGACGCTGGTTGCGTTGTGCGGTGTCGTTTTAAAGAGACGGAAAGGGAGCGGAATCTCCGCCACGAGGACTGAGTCCGTGAAGTGCGTCTCCTCGATCAacggaaaatgcagatccgcTGACGGTAGCGACGCTGATGTCATCATCGTTGGAGCTGGCGTTGCTGGCTCCGCCCTCGCTCACACTCTCGGCAAG GATGGACGTCGAGTGCATGTGATTGAAAGAGACTTGACAGAGCCTGACCGTATTGTTGGAGAATTGCTACAACCAGGGGGCTATCTAAAGTTAATTGAGTTGGGACTTGAAG ATTGTGTGGAGGAAATTGATGCTCAGCAGGTATTTGGTTATGCTCTTTTCAAAGATGGGAAGCATACCCGACTTTCTTATCCCTTAGAAAAGTTCCACTCAGATGTATCTGGTAGGAGCTTTCATAATGGACGTTTCATACAGAGGATGAGGGAGAAATCAGCTTCTCTTCCCAA TGTACGTTTGGAGCAAGGGACAGTTACTTCTCTACTTGAAGAAAAGGGAACAATTAGAGGAGTCCAGTACAAAACTAAAGATGGCAGGGAATTGACAGCATTTGCACCCCTGACCATTGTCTGTGACGGTTGTTTTTCAAACTTGCGTCGCTCCCTTTGCAACCCTAAG GTAGATGTACCCTCTTGTTTTGTGGGATTGGTCCTGGAGAATTGCAATCTTCCATACTCAAATCATGGGCATGTTATACTAGCAGATCCTTCCCCCATTTTGTTCTATCCTATCAGCAGCACAGAGGTTCGCTGTCTGGTTGATGTACCTGGTCAGAAGGTTCCTTCTATTGCAAATGGGGAGATGGCAAATTATCTGAAGACCATTGTGGCTCCTCAG GTTCCTCCAGAAATCTACAATTCATTTGTAGCAGCTGTTGATAAGGGAAATATTAGGACAATGCCAAACAGGAGCATGCCAGCTGCTCCTTATCCCACTCCTGGAGCCCTATTAATGGGAGATGCATTCAACATGCGCCATCCATTAACTGGTGGAGGAATGACTGTGGCATTATCAGATATTGTTGTCCTCCGCGATCTACTAAGGCCTCTGCGTGACCTCAATGATGCACCTACCCTCTGCAAATATCTTGAATCATTTTACACCTTGCGTAAG CCTATAGCATCTACTATCAATACCTTGGCAGGTGCCTTGTATAAGGTGTTCTGTGCTTCACCTGATCAAGCAAGGAAAGAAATGCGTCAGGCTTGCTTCGATTATCTAAGCCTTGGTGGTGTATTCTCAACAGGACCTATCTCTTTGCTCTCTGGTTTGAACCCTCGCCCTGTGAGCTTGGTTCTGCATTTCTTTGCTGTGGCAATATATGGTGTTGGTCGTTTACTATTGCCGTTCCCTTCACCTAAGCGAATCTGGATTGGAGCTAGGCTGATCTCG GGAGCGTCAGGAATCATCTTCCCAATTATCAAGGCAGAAGGAGTTAGGCAAATGTTTTTCCCTGCAACTGTTCCTGCATATTACAGAGCTCCTCCTGTTGAGTGA
- the LOC18591922 gene encoding uncharacterized protein LOC18591922 isoform X2 — MGGEDADGNKSKQWSSPNRTYKEKHEDPKLWGIFLFGLIGATATTFALARSQSSRRGAGSSFRTSFQEEAWRRYNRRMQEEYEEEMERVERIRRMQSVFNRERNKYKRSYESWKENGPGAYHQHFQRDDWYWKADTSYRDQSTNYRRPQRDSASYPLSHHYSILGLDRSRTKPYTEDEIKTAFRVKAKEFHPDQNQDNKEAAEAKFKEVMTSYEAIKQERKNMRL, encoded by the exons ATGGGAGGCGAAGATGCTGACGGGAATAAGAGTAAGCAATGGTCGTCTCCAAACAGGACTTATAAAGAGAAACACGAAGACCCAAAACTTTGGGGGATTTTCCTCTTTGGTTTAATTGGCGCCACTGCCACCACTTTCGCT TTAGCCAGGTCACAATCATCCCGGAGAGGAGCTGGCAGTTCTTTTCGCACTTCCTTTCAGGAGGAAGCATGGAGAAGGTATAATCGTCGAATGCAAGAAGAGTATGAGGAAGAAATGGAGAGAGTG GAGAGAATAAGGCGTATGCAAAGTGTGTTTAACAGGGAGCGAAATAAGTACAAAAGGAGCTATGAGAGCTGGAAGGAAAATGGTCCTGGCGCTTATCATCAGCACTTTCAGCGAGATGATTGGTATTGGAAGGCAGACACATCTTACAGAGATCAAAGTACCAATTACAGGCGACCTCAAAGAGATAGTGCGAGCTATCCATTATCACATCACTACTCAATTTTAGGTCTTGACAG GTCCAGGACAAAACCATATACAGAAGATGAGATTAAG ACAGCATTCAGGGTTAAGGCAAAAGAATTCCACCCAGATCAGAACCAGGATAATAAAG AAGCTGCTGAGGCAAAATTTAAAGAGGTAATGACCTCCTACGAGGCTATAAAgcaagaaaggaagaacatgAGGTTATAA
- the LOC18591922 gene encoding uncharacterized protein LOC18591922 isoform X1 — translation MGGEDADGNKSKQWSSPNRTYKEKHEDPKLWGIFLFGLIGATATTFAVSQLRRSVDWIYTQLARSQSSRRGAGSSFRTSFQEEAWRRYNRRMQEEYEEEMERVERIRRMQSVFNRERNKYKRSYESWKENGPGAYHQHFQRDDWYWKADTSYRDQSTNYRRPQRDSASYPLSHHYSILGLDRSRTKPYTEDEIKTAFRVKAKEFHPDQNQDNKEAAEAKFKEVMTSYEAIKQERKNMRL, via the exons ATGGGAGGCGAAGATGCTGACGGGAATAAGAGTAAGCAATGGTCGTCTCCAAACAGGACTTATAAAGAGAAACACGAAGACCCAAAACTTTGGGGGATTTTCCTCTTTGGTTTAATTGGCGCCACTGCCACCACTTTCGCT GTTAGTCAGCTGAGGAGGTCTGTTGATTGGATATATACTCAG TTAGCCAGGTCACAATCATCCCGGAGAGGAGCTGGCAGTTCTTTTCGCACTTCCTTTCAGGAGGAAGCATGGAGAAGGTATAATCGTCGAATGCAAGAAGAGTATGAGGAAGAAATGGAGAGAGTG GAGAGAATAAGGCGTATGCAAAGTGTGTTTAACAGGGAGCGAAATAAGTACAAAAGGAGCTATGAGAGCTGGAAGGAAAATGGTCCTGGCGCTTATCATCAGCACTTTCAGCGAGATGATTGGTATTGGAAGGCAGACACATCTTACAGAGATCAAAGTACCAATTACAGGCGACCTCAAAGAGATAGTGCGAGCTATCCATTATCACATCACTACTCAATTTTAGGTCTTGACAG GTCCAGGACAAAACCATATACAGAAGATGAGATTAAG ACAGCATTCAGGGTTAAGGCAAAAGAATTCCACCCAGATCAGAACCAGGATAATAAAG AAGCTGCTGAGGCAAAATTTAAAGAGGTAATGACCTCCTACGAGGCTATAAAgcaagaaaggaagaacatgAGGTTATAA
- the LOC18591921 gene encoding uncharacterized protein At3g49720 gives MSRRPVNPSRRYGDAGAGAALFSQSKSRSPPFLSIVLIVLGALLIVAYFHRGSGGFGGRREPVTRVEGDFSCTYEVQRAIPVLKKAYGDSMHKVLHVGPDTCSVVSNLLKEDETEAWGVEPYDIEDADTNCKGLVRNGIVRVSDIKFPLPYRPKSFPLVIVSDTLDYLSPRYLNKTLPDFAGVSADGVVLFTGFPGQRKAKNADVSKYGRAAKLRSSSWWARFFVQTSLEENEVVTKKFRQAAEKNSYNPSCQIFHLRSYN, from the exons ATGTCGAGGAGGCCAGTGAATCCCTCTAGACGATATGGAGACGCCGGCGCCGGGGCTGCTCTCTTTTCACAATCCAAATCTCGCTCTCCTCCGTTCCTCTCCATTGTTCTCATTGTCCtg GGCGCATTGCTTATTGTTGCGTACTTCCATCGCGGCTCAG GTGGATTTGGAGGCAGAAGGGAACCTGTTACTAGAGTTGAAG GTGACTTTTCCTGCACATATGAGGTTCAACGGGCAATTCCTGTTTTGAAGAAAGCATATGGTGACAGCATGCATAAAGTTTTGCATGTTGGTCCTGATACTTGTTCAGTGGTTTCGAATTTGTTAAAAGAAGATGAAACTGAAGCTTGGGGTGTGGAACCATACGACATTGAAGATGCTGATACTAACTGCAAAGGACTAGTGCGTAATGGCATTGTTCGTGTCTCTGACATCAAATTTCCTCTTCCATACAGGCCGAAATCATTCCCTCTTGTAATTGTTTCGGATACATTAGATTACTTGTCTCCAAGATATCTCAACAAGACACTTCCAGATTTTGCAGGGGTATCAGCTGATGGAGTTGTATTATTTACAG GTTTCCCAGGTCAGCGGAAAGCTAAAAATGCAGACGTGTCCAAATATGGAAGGGCG GCTAAATTGAGGAGCTCGTCTTGGTGGGCACGATTTTTTGTCCAGACTAGcttagaagaaaatgaagttgTCACCAAGAAGTTCAGGCAGGCAGCAGAAAAGAACTCATACAACCCCAGCTGCCAAATTTTTCACCTAAGGTCATACAATTGA